A single region of the Cucumis melo cultivar AY chromosome 3, USDA_Cmelo_AY_1.0, whole genome shotgun sequence genome encodes:
- the LOC103485704 gene encoding uncharacterized protein LOC103485704 isoform X1: MEASPASSEGSSREVQCIGKLEIVRPKPASGFLCGSIPVPTDKEFHAFNSALVPSCQTVTAPRYRVLPTETDLNLPPLPSNSHEKVLPIGALQSKDAGDLPWDGGAVASNLTRKCEALAVSGLVEYGDEIDVIAPADILKQIFKMPYAKARLSIAVYRIGQALVLSTGPDVEEGEKLVRRHKNQSKCAEQSLFLNFAMHSVRMEACDCPPTYNATTKEQSKSSVLPGGSTSQVLEQTDGASQKDINSCAQYKEVKQDAFFWGSKKGKRSKKHDPVKKVSEVGGKPRCSNQESEKHRSVGDDEFLRVLFWQFYNFRMLIGSDLLLFSNEKYIAVSLHLWDITRQVTPLTWLEAWLDNVMASVPELAICYHENGVVQGYELLKTDDIFLLKGVSDDGTPAFHPYVVQQNGLSVLRFLQENCKQDPGAYWLYKGAGEDGIQLFDLSLIPKNHSPSDFDDSSNSLPSMLYRGRCDSLFSFGTLLYRIAHRLSLSMNPSNKVKCARFFKKCLDFLDEPDHLVVRAFAHEQFARLILNYDDDLDLTLDSLPLGCKVEVVDAEEEESLDFLSSLSETGKCDGPSPLVVEDKFVEGDQHHPNLLSEASSSIMSEAYVSSPRMISLRDPLGIEPPLVAENSQDEESFAVCNVSPTASHVVQTVADPISSKLAAIHHVSQAIKSLRWMRQLQSSEPKMVDHIGVVHDSLPSPINISVCACGDVDCIEVCDLREWLPKSKLDNRLWKLVLLLGESYLALGQAYKEDGQLHQALKVVELACLVYGSMPQELEETRFISSMAGTPLLQNKLNDKDEKLRSFNQDLKEVDLHCDDISLDHYSSTYLFWAKTWTLVGDVYVEFHSIYGREASEKAENNVSTRELKISSEVVKEVNRLKKKLGKFKNCNACSLVNCSCQSDRANSGSSASSSRRESIFYSRKHNKKTHFKTSTGHSVSGDREHDYNCPKIENGMGSNPRHLEAKRNAQIPVEACNTVHSGANFSMGNSEEVEDSVETCGSVLSATSQSHVNSKESQKVKTGGIFKYLGGPVSRGSECNLTAALSCYEEARKALGQLPVGSAELQSVMSKKGWVCNELGRWRLERKELKKAETAFAGAIEAFRAVSDHTNIILINCNLGHGRRALAEEIVSKIEDLKAHAIVHNAYYQALETAELEYTESLRYYGAAKNELNSVAEDSIAVPGNLKAEVYTQLAHTYLRLGMLLARLDTNEVHDIELSEDVGSGHTTPNSKGSKKGSKKHKISANDAIREALSIYESLGDIRKQEAAYAYFQLACYQKNCSLKYLESEGWKKSLSKDDNSILQRVKQYASLADRNWQRAMEFYGPKTHPAMYLTILVERSSLSLTLSSSLHSNAMLELAFSRMLEGRHISDTDADSLKTKYSEIHSKFWNHLQMLLKKMVAMTLPTSSGKSSTSQPQMTPNKSGEASRLRELYKISLKSSDLRELQKMYNVWTSKLES, from the exons ATGGAGGCATCGCCGGCGTCTTCCGAGGGTTCCTCGCGAGAGGTTCAATGCATCGGAAAACTTGAAATTGTGAGGCCAAAACCTGCCAGTGGTTTTCTCTGCGGCTCTATTCCCGTTCCTACTGATAAAGAATTCCACGCCTTCAATTCTGCTCTTGTTCCTTCGTGCCAAAC CGTGACAGCTCCGCGGTATCGAGTGCTTCCTACTGAGACAGATCTCAATTTACCTCCTCTTCCTTCGAACTCCCATGAAAAGGTTCTCCCGATTGGGGCACTGCAGTCCAAGGACGCTGGAG ATTTACCTTGGGATGGAGGTGCTGTTGCTTCAAATCTTACCAGAAAGTGTGAAGCTCTTGCTGTATCTGGTTTGGTCGAATATGGAGATGAAATAGATGTGATAGCTCCAGCTGACATCCTTAAGCAGATCTTTAAAATGCCTTATGCAAAGGCCCGGCTGTCCATTGCTGTTTATCGCATTGGACAAGCACTTGTTCTGAGTACAGG GCCTGATGTTGAAGAAGGAGAAAAGCTGGTTAGGAGGCATAAAAATCAATCAAAGTGCGCAGAACAATCtctatttttgaattttgcTATGCATTCAGTAAGAATGGAGGCTTGTGATTGCCCTCCAACTTACAATGCTACAACAAAGGAGCAATCTAAGTCATCTGTTCTTCCCGGAGGAAGTACATCTCAGGTTCTCGAGCAGACTGATGGTGCTTCACAAAAGGATATTAATTCTTGTGCTCAATATAAGGAAGTTAAGCAAGATGCGTTCTTTTGGGGAAGCAAGAAGGGTAAAAGAAGTAAGAAGCATGATCCCGTCAAAAAAGTTTCAGAAGTTGGTGGGAAGCCTAGGTGCTCGAATCAAGAGTCTGAAAAGCATAGAAGTGTTGGTGATGATGAGTTCCTACGAGTTCTGTTTTGGCAATTTTACAATTTTCGTATGCTTATTGGTAGTGATCTGCTTCTGTTCAGTAATGAAAAGTACATCGCTGTGAGTTTGCATTTATGGGATATTACTCGACAG GTCACTCCACTAACTTGGCTTGAAGCTTGGCTTGACAATGTCATGGCAAGTGTTCCTGAATTAGCCATTTGTTATCATGAAAATGGTGTTGTTCAAGGATATGAGCTTCTGAAGACAGATGATATATTCCTCTTAAAAGGGGTCTCAGATGACGGTACTCCTGCTTTCCATCCTTATGTTGTACAACAAAATGGCCTCTCTGTCTTGAGATTTCTCCAAGAAAACTGCAAACAAGATCCTGGGGCTTACTGG CTTTATAAAGGTGCAGGTGAAGATGGGATTCAACTTTTTGATCTTTCTCTAATCCCTAAGAACCATTCCCCTAGTGATTTTGATGATAGCTCGAATTCCTTACCCTCAATGCTATATAGAGGGCGATGTGACTCCTTATTTTCATTTGGCACACTCCTCTACCGTATAGCCCACCGACTCTCACTTTCTATG AATCCTTCTAACAAGGTTAAATGTGCGAGGTTCTTTAAGAAGTGTTTAGATTTTCTTGATGAGCCTGATCACTTG GTGGTTCGTGCATTTGCTCATGAACAGTTTGCAAGGCTCATTTTAAACTACGATGACGATTTAGATTTAACTCTAGATTCACTTCCACTGGGATGTAAAGTTGAAGTTGTGGATGCTGAAGAAGAAGAGTCCTTGGACTTTCTAAGCAGTTTATCAGAAACAGGTAAATGTGATGGTCCCTCCCCTCTTGTAGTAGAAGACAAATTCGTTGAAGGTGATCAACATCATCCAAATTTGTTGTCAGAAGCTTCTTCATCAATAATGTCAGAGGCTTATGTATCTTCTCCAAGAATGATATCGTTGAGAGATCCACTTGGGATAGAACCACCGTTGGTGGCAGAAAATTCCCAAGACGAGGAAAGCTTTGCAGTTTGTAATGTTTCTCCTACTGCCTCACATGTAGTTCAGACTGTTGCTGATCCAATATCTTCCAAGTTAGCTGCAATACATCATGTCTCTCAAGCTATCAAGTCCCTTAGATGGATGCGCCAGCTACAAAGCTCAGAACCAAAGATGGTGGACCATATTGGTGTGGTGCATGATAGCCTACCTTCTCCTATTAATATCTCTGTCTGTGCATGTGGTGACGTTGACTGTATTGAAGTCTGTGACCTTCGTGAATGGCTTCCAAAATCAAAATTGGACAATAGATTATGGAAATTGGTTCTTTTGCTTGGAGAGTCTTATTTAGCTCTTGGTCAAGCGTATAAGGAGGACGGCCAGCTGCATCAGGCCTTAAAAGTTGTAGAATTGGCATGTCTTGTTTATGGATCTATGCCCCAGGAACTTGAAGAGACTAGATTCATTTCCTCGATGGCTGGAACCCCGCTTTTGCAGAATAAATTGAATGATAAAGATGAAAAGTTGAGATCATTCAATCAAGATCTGAAAGAAGTTGATTTGCATTGTGATGACATTTCATTAGACCATTATTCTTCCACGTATCTGTTTTGGGCCAAGACATGGACATTAGTTGGTGATGTATATGTGGAATTTCATTCTATATATGGTAGAGAAGCCTCTGAAAAAGCAGAAAACAACGTTTCCACAAGAGAATTGAAGATCTCATCTGAAGTTGTGAAAGAAGTTAATAGGCTCAAAAAGAAGCTTGGAAAATTTAAAAACTGCAACGCTTGCTCCTTGGTAAACTGCAGCTGCCAGAGTGATAGGGCAAACAGTGGAAGCAGTGCTAGCAGTAGTAGGAGGGAATCAATTTTCTACAGCAGGAAACACAATAAAAAGACGCATTTTAAGACTTCCACTGGCCACTCTGTCTCAGGTGATCGTGAACATGATTATAATTGTCCAAAGATTGAGAATGGAATGGGCTCTAACCCTAGACATCTAGAAGCAAAAAGAAATGCTCAAATCCCAGTAGAAGCTTGCAACACCGTTCATTCTGGGGCAAATTTTTCCATGGGTAATTCTGAAGAAGTGGAGGATAGTGTGGAGACTTGTGGTAGTGTTCTTAGTGCGACTTCTCAATCTCATGTGAATTCTAAGGAATCTCAGAAAGTTAAAACTGGTGGAATATTTAAGTATCTTGGGGGTCCTGTTTCTAGAGGATCAGAATGCAATTTAACTGCAGCCCTAAGCTGTTATGAAGAAGCTAGAAAGGCATTAGGGCAACTCCCTGTTGGATCCGCTGAACTGCAATCTGTTATGAGTAAAAAGGGTTGGGTTTGCAATGAACTAGGTCGATGGAGACTTGAAAGGAAAGAGCTGAAAAAAGCTGAAACGGCATTTGCAGGTGCCATTGAGGCATTTAGAGCTGTTTCTGATCATACAAACATCATACTGATTAACTGCAATTTGGGTCATGGTAGGCGAGCATTAGCTGAGGAGATAGTGTCAAAAATCGAAGATCTAAAAGCGCATGCAATTGTACATAATGCATATTATCAAGCATTGGAGACTGCTGAACTTGAATATACTGAATCGCTAAGATATTATGGGGCAGCAAAAAACGAACTGAACAGTGTTGCTGAAGATTCTATTGCTGTGCCTGGCAACCTGAAGGCTGAGGTTTACACACAGCTTGCTCACACGTATCTGAGGCTTGGTATGCTTTTGGCAAGGCTAGATACAAACGAGGTACATGATATTGAATTATCGGAAGATGTTGGGTCAGGTCACACAACTCCTAATAGTAAAGGATCTAAGAAAGGATCTAAAAAGCACAAGATTTCAGCAAATGATGCCATTAGAGAGGCACTATCCATATATGAATCTCTGGGTGACATACGTAAACAGGAAGCTGCATATGCTTATTTCCAACTAGCTTGTTATCAAAAGAATTGTTCTTTGAAGTATTTGGAGTCAGAGGGCTGGAAAAAGAGCTTGTCTAAAGATGATAACAGCATTCTCCAACGGGTAAAACAGTATGCTTCCTTGGCTGATAGAAACTGGCAGAGAGCCATGGAGTTTTATGGCCCTAAAACACATCCCGCTATGTATCTGACCATTTTGGTTGAACGATCATCTCTTTCATTAACCTTGTCAAGCTCTCTACATTCGAATGCA ATGCTAGAATTGGCATTCTCTCGCATGCTTGAAGGACGACATATCTCCGATACTGATGCAGATTCTCTGAAAACAAAATACTCCGAAATACATTCAAAATTTTGGAATCATTTGCAAATGCTATTGAAGAAAATGGTGGCAATGACACTTCCTACAAGTTCAGGCAAATCCTCTACATCCCAACCTCAAATGACACCAAACAAATCTGGTGAAGCTTCAAGATTAAGGGAGCTTTACAAAATTTCTTTGAAGTCCAGTGACTTAAGAGAACTTCAGAAGATGTATAACGTATGGACATCAAAATTGGAATCTTGA
- the LOC103485704 gene encoding uncharacterized protein LOC103485704 isoform X2, with translation MPYAKARLSIAVYRIGQALVLSTGPDVEEGEKLVRRHKNQSKCAEQSLFLNFAMHSVRMEACDCPPTYNATTKEQSKSSVLPGGSTSQVLEQTDGASQKDINSCAQYKEVKQDAFFWGSKKGKRSKKHDPVKKVSEVGGKPRCSNQESEKHRSVGDDEFLRVLFWQFYNFRMLIGSDLLLFSNEKYIAVSLHLWDITRQVTPLTWLEAWLDNVMASVPELAICYHENGVVQGYELLKTDDIFLLKGVSDDGTPAFHPYVVQQNGLSVLRFLQENCKQDPGAYWLYKGAGEDGIQLFDLSLIPKNHSPSDFDDSSNSLPSMLYRGRCDSLFSFGTLLYRIAHRLSLSMNPSNKVKCARFFKKCLDFLDEPDHLVVRAFAHEQFARLILNYDDDLDLTLDSLPLGCKVEVVDAEEEESLDFLSSLSETGKCDGPSPLVVEDKFVEGDQHHPNLLSEASSSIMSEAYVSSPRMISLRDPLGIEPPLVAENSQDEESFAVCNVSPTASHVVQTVADPISSKLAAIHHVSQAIKSLRWMRQLQSSEPKMVDHIGVVHDSLPSPINISVCACGDVDCIEVCDLREWLPKSKLDNRLWKLVLLLGESYLALGQAYKEDGQLHQALKVVELACLVYGSMPQELEETRFISSMAGTPLLQNKLNDKDEKLRSFNQDLKEVDLHCDDISLDHYSSTYLFWAKTWTLVGDVYVEFHSIYGREASEKAENNVSTRELKISSEVVKEVNRLKKKLGKFKNCNACSLVNCSCQSDRANSGSSASSSRRESIFYSRKHNKKTHFKTSTGHSVSGDREHDYNCPKIENGMGSNPRHLEAKRNAQIPVEACNTVHSGANFSMGNSEEVEDSVETCGSVLSATSQSHVNSKESQKVKTGGIFKYLGGPVSRGSECNLTAALSCYEEARKALGQLPVGSAELQSVMSKKGWVCNELGRWRLERKELKKAETAFAGAIEAFRAVSDHTNIILINCNLGHGRRALAEEIVSKIEDLKAHAIVHNAYYQALETAELEYTESLRYYGAAKNELNSVAEDSIAVPGNLKAEVYTQLAHTYLRLGMLLARLDTNEVHDIELSEDVGSGHTTPNSKGSKKGSKKHKISANDAIREALSIYESLGDIRKQEAAYAYFQLACYQKNCSLKYLESEGWKKSLSKDDNSILQRVKQYASLADRNWQRAMEFYGPKTHPAMYLTILVERSSLSLTLSSSLHSNAMLELAFSRMLEGRHISDTDADSLKTKYSEIHSKFWNHLQMLLKKMVAMTLPTSSGKSSTSQPQMTPNKSGEASRLRELYKISLKSSDLRELQKMYNVWTSKLES, from the exons ATGCCTTATGCAAAGGCCCGGCTGTCCATTGCTGTTTATCGCATTGGACAAGCACTTGTTCTGAGTACAGG GCCTGATGTTGAAGAAGGAGAAAAGCTGGTTAGGAGGCATAAAAATCAATCAAAGTGCGCAGAACAATCtctatttttgaattttgcTATGCATTCAGTAAGAATGGAGGCTTGTGATTGCCCTCCAACTTACAATGCTACAACAAAGGAGCAATCTAAGTCATCTGTTCTTCCCGGAGGAAGTACATCTCAGGTTCTCGAGCAGACTGATGGTGCTTCACAAAAGGATATTAATTCTTGTGCTCAATATAAGGAAGTTAAGCAAGATGCGTTCTTTTGGGGAAGCAAGAAGGGTAAAAGAAGTAAGAAGCATGATCCCGTCAAAAAAGTTTCAGAAGTTGGTGGGAAGCCTAGGTGCTCGAATCAAGAGTCTGAAAAGCATAGAAGTGTTGGTGATGATGAGTTCCTACGAGTTCTGTTTTGGCAATTTTACAATTTTCGTATGCTTATTGGTAGTGATCTGCTTCTGTTCAGTAATGAAAAGTACATCGCTGTGAGTTTGCATTTATGGGATATTACTCGACAG GTCACTCCACTAACTTGGCTTGAAGCTTGGCTTGACAATGTCATGGCAAGTGTTCCTGAATTAGCCATTTGTTATCATGAAAATGGTGTTGTTCAAGGATATGAGCTTCTGAAGACAGATGATATATTCCTCTTAAAAGGGGTCTCAGATGACGGTACTCCTGCTTTCCATCCTTATGTTGTACAACAAAATGGCCTCTCTGTCTTGAGATTTCTCCAAGAAAACTGCAAACAAGATCCTGGGGCTTACTGG CTTTATAAAGGTGCAGGTGAAGATGGGATTCAACTTTTTGATCTTTCTCTAATCCCTAAGAACCATTCCCCTAGTGATTTTGATGATAGCTCGAATTCCTTACCCTCAATGCTATATAGAGGGCGATGTGACTCCTTATTTTCATTTGGCACACTCCTCTACCGTATAGCCCACCGACTCTCACTTTCTATG AATCCTTCTAACAAGGTTAAATGTGCGAGGTTCTTTAAGAAGTGTTTAGATTTTCTTGATGAGCCTGATCACTTG GTGGTTCGTGCATTTGCTCATGAACAGTTTGCAAGGCTCATTTTAAACTACGATGACGATTTAGATTTAACTCTAGATTCACTTCCACTGGGATGTAAAGTTGAAGTTGTGGATGCTGAAGAAGAAGAGTCCTTGGACTTTCTAAGCAGTTTATCAGAAACAGGTAAATGTGATGGTCCCTCCCCTCTTGTAGTAGAAGACAAATTCGTTGAAGGTGATCAACATCATCCAAATTTGTTGTCAGAAGCTTCTTCATCAATAATGTCAGAGGCTTATGTATCTTCTCCAAGAATGATATCGTTGAGAGATCCACTTGGGATAGAACCACCGTTGGTGGCAGAAAATTCCCAAGACGAGGAAAGCTTTGCAGTTTGTAATGTTTCTCCTACTGCCTCACATGTAGTTCAGACTGTTGCTGATCCAATATCTTCCAAGTTAGCTGCAATACATCATGTCTCTCAAGCTATCAAGTCCCTTAGATGGATGCGCCAGCTACAAAGCTCAGAACCAAAGATGGTGGACCATATTGGTGTGGTGCATGATAGCCTACCTTCTCCTATTAATATCTCTGTCTGTGCATGTGGTGACGTTGACTGTATTGAAGTCTGTGACCTTCGTGAATGGCTTCCAAAATCAAAATTGGACAATAGATTATGGAAATTGGTTCTTTTGCTTGGAGAGTCTTATTTAGCTCTTGGTCAAGCGTATAAGGAGGACGGCCAGCTGCATCAGGCCTTAAAAGTTGTAGAATTGGCATGTCTTGTTTATGGATCTATGCCCCAGGAACTTGAAGAGACTAGATTCATTTCCTCGATGGCTGGAACCCCGCTTTTGCAGAATAAATTGAATGATAAAGATGAAAAGTTGAGATCATTCAATCAAGATCTGAAAGAAGTTGATTTGCATTGTGATGACATTTCATTAGACCATTATTCTTCCACGTATCTGTTTTGGGCCAAGACATGGACATTAGTTGGTGATGTATATGTGGAATTTCATTCTATATATGGTAGAGAAGCCTCTGAAAAAGCAGAAAACAACGTTTCCACAAGAGAATTGAAGATCTCATCTGAAGTTGTGAAAGAAGTTAATAGGCTCAAAAAGAAGCTTGGAAAATTTAAAAACTGCAACGCTTGCTCCTTGGTAAACTGCAGCTGCCAGAGTGATAGGGCAAACAGTGGAAGCAGTGCTAGCAGTAGTAGGAGGGAATCAATTTTCTACAGCAGGAAACACAATAAAAAGACGCATTTTAAGACTTCCACTGGCCACTCTGTCTCAGGTGATCGTGAACATGATTATAATTGTCCAAAGATTGAGAATGGAATGGGCTCTAACCCTAGACATCTAGAAGCAAAAAGAAATGCTCAAATCCCAGTAGAAGCTTGCAACACCGTTCATTCTGGGGCAAATTTTTCCATGGGTAATTCTGAAGAAGTGGAGGATAGTGTGGAGACTTGTGGTAGTGTTCTTAGTGCGACTTCTCAATCTCATGTGAATTCTAAGGAATCTCAGAAAGTTAAAACTGGTGGAATATTTAAGTATCTTGGGGGTCCTGTTTCTAGAGGATCAGAATGCAATTTAACTGCAGCCCTAAGCTGTTATGAAGAAGCTAGAAAGGCATTAGGGCAACTCCCTGTTGGATCCGCTGAACTGCAATCTGTTATGAGTAAAAAGGGTTGGGTTTGCAATGAACTAGGTCGATGGAGACTTGAAAGGAAAGAGCTGAAAAAAGCTGAAACGGCATTTGCAGGTGCCATTGAGGCATTTAGAGCTGTTTCTGATCATACAAACATCATACTGATTAACTGCAATTTGGGTCATGGTAGGCGAGCATTAGCTGAGGAGATAGTGTCAAAAATCGAAGATCTAAAAGCGCATGCAATTGTACATAATGCATATTATCAAGCATTGGAGACTGCTGAACTTGAATATACTGAATCGCTAAGATATTATGGGGCAGCAAAAAACGAACTGAACAGTGTTGCTGAAGATTCTATTGCTGTGCCTGGCAACCTGAAGGCTGAGGTTTACACACAGCTTGCTCACACGTATCTGAGGCTTGGTATGCTTTTGGCAAGGCTAGATACAAACGAGGTACATGATATTGAATTATCGGAAGATGTTGGGTCAGGTCACACAACTCCTAATAGTAAAGGATCTAAGAAAGGATCTAAAAAGCACAAGATTTCAGCAAATGATGCCATTAGAGAGGCACTATCCATATATGAATCTCTGGGTGACATACGTAAACAGGAAGCTGCATATGCTTATTTCCAACTAGCTTGTTATCAAAAGAATTGTTCTTTGAAGTATTTGGAGTCAGAGGGCTGGAAAAAGAGCTTGTCTAAAGATGATAACAGCATTCTCCAACGGGTAAAACAGTATGCTTCCTTGGCTGATAGAAACTGGCAGAGAGCCATGGAGTTTTATGGCCCTAAAACACATCCCGCTATGTATCTGACCATTTTGGTTGAACGATCATCTCTTTCATTAACCTTGTCAAGCTCTCTACATTCGAATGCA ATGCTAGAATTGGCATTCTCTCGCATGCTTGAAGGACGACATATCTCCGATACTGATGCAGATTCTCTGAAAACAAAATACTCCGAAATACATTCAAAATTTTGGAATCATTTGCAAATGCTATTGAAGAAAATGGTGGCAATGACACTTCCTACAAGTTCAGGCAAATCCTCTACATCCCAACCTCAAATGACACCAAACAAATCTGGTGAAGCTTCAAGATTAAGGGAGCTTTACAAAATTTCTTTGAAGTCCAGTGACTTAAGAGAACTTCAGAAGATGTATAACGTATGGACATCAAAATTGGAATCTTGA